The window GACATGAATTGCCAAAACCACCCCGGGTATTAGATGCACTTTCGAAATTCCACAAAGTGATACATCAAGTCTTGAGCATTTCCACCTTGACCTTGTTACTTTTGGACATTGGGGACTCCTAGTGGGTAGAAGTTCTTCGGTGAGGAATCAGTTGTTGTGATTGACCCCAGAAAGTTTGTGAAGGGTTGGAGGCCGCCTCGAGGGTCTACCACTAGTGATTGAGAATCACCTTCGTTGTGATATACCAACGATAATATGGTGAGCCTTCGTGGTGTTGACGTGCCTTCGTGTTAACATCCCCCTCCAACGGTGACTAGCTTCCCTTCAAAAGTGTGAACATCAGGATGCATCCTCCTCTCCGGACTTTCAGTTATCCCTAATCTTAACTCCTCACTTGTGGTTTATTTGTCTTTATGTCTTAGTTATGTCATATTGTGTTTGCTTGCCTCTATGTttgttgttgttgattatgttgcTAGCACTAGAATCAACTTTGCAATTGTTACTcacttttatattccacactattGTCTAAAAATGCTAAGTAATAATTAAAATTTGCAACCGTACCTATTaaccccccccctctaggtccatcgcGACTGTTTTACTTGTGAACGATTACTTCCCCGCAATGACTACTACCCTGACGCAATCTCTTTGGCGACTTGACTACCAACGCGAACGCCTCTTCTTCCACCATGTCGTATGTGTTCTTATCCCTTGGCATAGGGAATGCTTTTGATCTTGTGACTGGCAAGAACAAGGGGAGTTACTACCCCCTTGCGTTTGTTGGATGCAAGCAATTGTGTTGTTTGTGCGCAAGTCCTGCTAAATTTGTCGCGTGTTATCTCCTACTAGTTCAATAAACCTTGGTTCTTACTTTGGGGAAATCCAACAACTACATCACGATTAGCAGTGGCTATGGTAGGATTTGGTTCGGTGAGTAGGACGAGCACTTGGGCTTTGATATAGTGGGAACCTGTGAATGTGTCCGATGTTTTTGGAGTTTGATCTCTAAGAGCTTGAGCAATGAACTCATCTTCTCAACCTCATCCCCTCTTGATAGTATCAACATACCAatggactcaatgtgatattTGATCACTTAAATGTAAAATGGAGATTCTTGATGCATGAACCAATAGTTGTCCTTTGCATTTTGAGGGGTCTAATTTCACTTTCCAAGTTGTAGCTAAAATGAACTCTCCTGGAATAAACTTTGAACATGCATTAGTTCAAGGATATATATGTTGGCATAAATTGCCAAAACCACCCAGGGCATTAGATGTACTTTCAAAATTCCACCAAGTGATAGATCAAGTCTTGAGCATTTCCACATTGATCTTGTTAGGAGGTTGGGGACTCCTAGCAGGTAGGAGTTCTTCGGTGAGGAATCGATTATTGTGATTCACCCCAGAatgtttgtgaaggtttggaggcCACCTCATGGTCTACCACTAGTTATTGAGAATCACCTTCATGGTGATATATCAAGGATAATATGGTGAGCCTTCGTGGTGTTGACGTGCTTTCATTTTTACATTCACCCCTCCAACGGTGACTAGCTTCCCTTCAAAGAAGTGACATCGGGATACATTCTCGTCTCCGGACTTTCAGTTATCCCTAACCTTAACTCCATACTTGTGGTTTATTTGGCTTCGTGTCCTAGTTATATCATATTGTGTTTGCTTACCACTATATTAGTTGTTATTGATTACATTGGTAGCACTAGAATCACCTTTGCAATTGTTACTcacttttatattccacactattgtctaaaattgctaagtactccctctgtaaagaaatataagagcatttagatcagtactttagtgatctaaacgctcttatgtttatttacggagggagtactaattaAAATTTGTAACTGTAACtattcaaccccccccccccccccccccccccccaggtccATCTCGGTTGTTTTAGCTGTGAACGATTACTTCCCCACAACGACTACTACCATGACGCCAACGATATCTTTGGCGACATGGCTACCGACGTGAACGCCTCTTCTTCCACCGCGTTTTATGTGTTCTTATCCCTTGGCATAGGGACTGCTTCTGCACTTTTGGTACTAGCAATTGATTTGGGCATGTTACCTTCATCATATATATACAGATTACTATTATTACCACGTCCTCCTTCACGTACATTTATTATAGGTGACGGCCAATATGTGGTTGAGAATATCCATTCGCAAGGTTTTTTCTTTTAACATCGATAAAATGCTGTCCACTCGTTTGAGGATGCTTCCAATTAATAGTTATCGCTCGTAGGGCAGTGTAGGGCCTTCATCCAATCCTGGGCTACTTACATGGCCAAGATGGGCCTTGAAGTTCACACTAATTAATACAGTGGGTTGGGCTTGAGTGCTTGACCCAGTCCTCTTAGCCCAACTCAGTGGCAGTTTCAAGTGTGTTGCTCTCTGCAAGTCATTAGAACATGCCATagtttccctcaaaaaaaaaaaaattagAACATGCCATAGTGCTAAATATAATCCAGGTTATGAAGACAATAAAAATTAGCACTGCTACCAGATAATCCCGGCAACCGCTTCCGATCCAATCCAAGCTGTAGCAGCTACTACCCAGAAAACTAAAACCATAGTACGCATTGGTTCAGATGCAAGGGCCAGTCTTTGATTTGAATATAGGCGCCTGGCGAGTGCAACCCGGGCATGTGCATGCACCACAATAATTGCCACAGTTTATGCTTGTCACCATGTGGTTCCAATGGGGAAACCATTTTATACACGCCCAACGAACTTTTTTGTATACTCCACTTTGCAGGAGTTCTATCCCCCAAAGCAAGCTCACACCACAACGGCAGCCATTGGCGTTAACTAATTGCGTCCGTCCAGCGATTAGCGCATTGACATGGGGGACGACCTGCATTAGCGCCGGTCGTCAGCCCATGCCCGAGGCTGAACGGGGTTAAGCCAGTACTTTTAATCCATGGCGGAGGCGGCCATTGGACGAGCGAAACCGGGGGAGAGAGGGCGCCACGTACCGGTGGTGACGGGCGGTGGACGAGGAGCGCCGGCGCCGCTGCCGGCCGCCGGCCGGCAGGAGGAGTAGAATATTGGACGTGGCGGGCCGCGGCCATGTGAAACGAATACGGGTTAGCACAATTTTAATTAGTACGAGTATATATATTGTATAGTGGTGGACTGGTGGTGTGCTGAGATAGGTAGATGCTTGGGCAGATGAAAAATCAAGAAATGGGCGGCCCACACCTTGTGATTGCAGTTTGTCCCGCCATTATTGTACGCTAATAATAAACCCGCTCTCTCTCAGCAGAAAACCCGGCGGTTAGATTCTTTGTACTTTGGCAAAATGTCAAGGCGATGCTTTTCCGCCCATCGATCAAGGTAACGTAACGCGCCAGAGCGTACATGCTACGCTGACCTTTCGCACGGCCTATATGCATGCGCGAGCGAAAAACAGAGCCGGAAACCCGTTGAAAAATCCAAGTAGCCGCATCAAGGCCGGCAGCGGGGCTAGATCGGGGCCAAGGCGCCACAAACGGGGCCTGGAAAATCCACGCCCGTGGCAGCTAGCCGTGTGCCTAATGAACAGGACAAGGCTGGGCCTGTCAATTTTTCTTAAATGTCAGGGTTTTGCTTGCTTAATCAAGCCTTATTATAGTACTAAAACGCAGTGTGAGTAATCTAACCTGGGCATTTTCTCTCACATGGCTTCTAAACCGCTGGTGACTCGGCCCACGCGAACAGCGACACCGCGCGACGCGACGTCCACGTACGCGCGTACATGTACAAGCGTCCACGATTTGGTGCACCTAACAGTTCGTCGTCGAGTTCCTCTGCCGCCCTACGTCTAAAAGAAAGCGGCCAAAAACGCAAACGCAAAGGAACTCTCAATTCTCAGAGGCCACGCGCATCCATCCATCCCCCGAAACCGTCCAAAACAATAAACAAAACAAACAGACCAGGAGAGAGAatagaaagagaaaaaaaaataCTAACTATATTGGCATGGCAGCGGCAGCTTAGCTAGGGGCAAGTGGGGTGGGCCCCGCACACGCAAGTTTTACTTTTTGAGCCGCCCGGTTTTGTCGTCTCCCCCGTCCGCTCCCCTCCCCATCCCCTATTTCCATTGCctcccctccccacccccctctTCCCCTTCCCACTCGTCTCCCTGTGCTTCACGCCACAGCTCACCAGCGCGCGCGCTCTCGCTCAACCTTTCGCGACCCGCGCGAGCCGAGCCTCGTACGCCCTCGCACCACAGTGCGCGACTGCTCGGCCGGCTTCTCGTGCCCGctagggagggagggaggggggatTCGGAGCCGGAGGAGATCGCCGGCGGCTGGGCTCCTGCCGGAGGACTCGGCGGGCGGGATCCACCTCGCGCTTCTTGGAGGCCCCCATGCCGTGAGCGAAGCAGCCAGCGCCATCCTTCGTTCCCCGGGGAGATCTTGCTCTTACTCCTGCAGCAGCTGAGAGCCGAGGGCCGAGACCGAGAGGAGGCAGCGCCCGCCGCCGACATGGCCGGCAGCGACGAGGTCAACCGCAACGCGTGCAAGGTCCGTCCgcccgccctcctcctcctctgtttgGCGCTTCCCGCGCCTGTTTCGGGGCACTAGCGCCGCATGTGCAGGCCTCCGTCCTTGCGCTCGTGTTTGGGTTCTCGTTTTCGGGCCTTCTTCTTGCCGTGtgggcgccgccgcccgcgcgaTTCTCGATTTGTGCCGCGCCCCCGCCAGCGCCAACGCCCCGCCGCTTTACGGCTGAGTTGAGACGGTGGAAGGGAGGGGATTGGGGCCGGGCCTGCGATTTCTCTCTCGCTCCGTCGCTGCCTTTGTTTCCCCTTTGGGCTCAATCCCAATTTTATTCCCCTCTCGCCTGCCTCGGTTGTTTTAGGGGGGTGCCCGGCCGATACTAACACAGCTACCCAACAAGCAACAAATCATTCATCCACATCCATCCATCCGGccgtgtgtgcgcgcgcgcgtgccTTTGCCGCAGAGCGCCGGCCCAAAGCTTGCATCTTTTCTAGCAAGACGCGACCGGAAGACGGCGCCTCGCATTGCGCTCCTGTCCGCGCGCAAATCAGCAAAGAAATAGGAGGATTCGTTTCGTTGAGCCGAGTGGTTTGATTGTGTTTTTTTGCTGGTGGTCTCGCTCTCACACTGTTGCTGCTGGGTTTGTCGTGCTGTGCAGACGGTGGTGCCGCTCCACACATGGGTGCTCATCTCCAACTTCAAGGTGTCGTACCACATGCTCCGCCGCCCCGACGGCACCTTCGAGCGCGACCTCGCCGAGTACATGGACCGCCGGGTGCCCGCCAACCCGAAGCCGGTCGAGGGCGTCTCCTCCTTCGACCACGTCATCGACCCGTCCGTCGGCCTCGAGGCGCGCATCTACCGTGCCGTCGCCGGCAACGCCGCGGCCGCCGAGGGCGCCGCCGCGCTCACCCTGCCCATCCTCGAGTTCCTCGGCGGGGCGCCGTCCCCGGACCCGCTCCCGGTGATCATCTTCTTCCACGGCGGCAGCTTCGCGCACTCGGCGTCCAGCACCACCATCTACGACAACCTCTGCCGCCAGTTCGTGAAGCTGAGCAAGGGCGTGGTGGTGTCCGTCAACTACCGGCGCGCCCCGGAGCACCGGTACCCGTGCGCGTACGACGACGGGTGGGCCGCGCTCAAGTGGGCCCAAGCCCAGCCGTTCCTGCGGAGCGGCGAGGGCGCGCGGCTCCGCGTGTTCCTCGCCGGCGACAGCTCCGGCGGCAACATCGCGCACCACGTGGCCGTTCGCGCCGCGGAGGAGGGGATCAAGATACACGGCAACATCCTGCTCAACGCCATGTTCGGCGGCAACGAGCGCACCGAGTCGGAGCGGCGCCTGGACGGCAAGTACTTCGTCACGCTCCAGGACAGGGACTGGTACTGGAAGGCGTACCTGCCGGAGGACGCGGACCGGGACCACCCGGCGTGCAACCCGTTCGGGCCGaacgggcggcggctcaagggccTGCCCTTCGCCAAGAGCCTCATCATCGTGTCGGGGCTGGACCTCACCTGCGACCGGCAGCTGGGCTACGCCGAGGGCCTCCGGGAGGACGGCCACGACGTGAAGCTGGTGCACCGCGAGAAGGCCACCATCGGCTTCTACCTGCTGTCCAACACGGACCACTACCACGAGGTGATGGAGGAGATCGCCGAGTTCGTCCGAGCTAACCTCCTGTAGCACATACACCAGCCCAGTCGTCTCGTCGTGGATGAGCTCGCCGTCCGTCCCGACGCAATCAAATACGTACGTACTACGTACTACTGCCTATAGGAAGCTAAATGGTAAGCTTGACTTATACTAGTATCTCTTATACTACCGCCGCCGCCGGTGCTGCTGCTGCTTGGGGATGTCATCTTGGAGCCCGGCAATGGCTTCTGGCAAGTGATCTCTAGGCTCCAAAGGGGATCCCCATGTCTGTCCGTCTGTCCTTCTGATGATAAAACTCAATGGCTCTTCCTCGTCGGAGCGCGGGAAGCCATTGCCGTCCCACTAATTGTTCCGCCGGCCGATCAGCTCGGCCGGTGTGATCCTTGGTTCTCTGATCTGTATCCATCCATGTGTTTGCCTCTGGGGCTAAGACAAGAGAGAGAGAGTGCCTCCCCTCCAGCATGTACCATTTGACATTGGTTGATGGAGAGGAGCATATTATTTCACCTTCATCCTCTGTTGCTGCTTCTGCTGCTTATCCTTGAGGGAAGATCTGTCTAACGTTATGTGTACAGTGATCGATCAACGGGGAGAGTGTCCCTCTTTTGTTGCTGTTGATGTGGTAGTTTCTTTCTTGTGTCAGCTACGGGCTGGATTGGATGGTGCTCTCTCGGCTCACTCTCGTCCAATCCGTGCATGTGAAAAATACGCCTATCTTATCTATCTATCCTGTGTGGTGATATATGCTTCTAGTCCAGTCCAGACCAGTAGTAGTCTAGGCTAGCAGTATAAATTCTCTTCTAACTTTTTGTATCTGTCTCTCCTTTTCTGATTGATGTACTCTGATGATCCTTATGTATACACATGTTTGGAGTTTGGACTGCTACTGTACTCTACTAAGTTGATCCATCCATTCTCGGTTTTTTCCCCTCCACATGGGTGTCGGTGAGGAATGTGGTACCGGTAAAACAAAGATGATATGCAAGGTTTCTATTTCTTGGATTTTCACACACTAATGCAGAGTAGCACGGTACTCTTGTCGTAGGGCTTTGGTTTGAGGTGATGATGATGGCTGTTTTGTCCTTTGCTCCTCGCGCCACGTGGCGTCGTCCTCCACGCGAAATTTAGGCAGCTTGTACTTGGGTGGAACCAGGTATGGAGGAGGTGGTCTGTCGGCGATCGGAAAGTGATCCGTTGCGTCCCGTTCCGGTGGCCACTGCGTTGCGTGCCCCCGTTGCAACGCGAATGGACCGGACCGTGTCATTTCTCCCTTGCCTCTGCTGGTTGTTGCCTTGTAGGAGGAGGAGTAGATGTTGTGATCTGATCAGGCTGCTGCTGGTGCTGGTGCTGGCTCTGGCTGGTGTGAGTGAATGTGACATTATTCTGCAGTGAGTGCGTGCGTGCAAGCCATTCTTGCACGCAGGAGGGTCGTGCGTGCTTTGGCAATGGCGTACTGCAGCTACCCATTTCGGGCGCTCGGCCGTGCGGGAGAAGGCGTCTCGTACGGTACAGGATCAGAGAGAGACAAATGGCTGGAGCAATGCCCCGCAGCCAGCACGGGCGTTTGATCCAAGCAGCTGGCAGCTGCCCTGGGGCCGTGCCACTGCCAGTGTGCAAAACAGCACAGCCACATCTGTGTTATAGTGTTGCGTTTTCTGCTGGGGGTTGCAGTGTTGCCTAGCTGATGATGGCAGTATCAATACACAATGATGAATGAAGAGAGAGAGGCGAGGAAGACAAGGGGTGGCATCATTTGCGTCGAAGGGCCAAGGGCAAGGAGGTGAGGGCGGCTGGTTTTCTCGTGCGCTTTAAAGTCACGGAGCGCAGCGGTTGAAAACATGGACGCTCGCAAGCAAAGGTGGCGCAAGTCTCCTGAAAAAGACAAACGGGTCCTGCTGCGCTGCCCTGCCCCATGTTCTCATTTACTGCCACTCTGCATTGTATATCCGCCCCGGCCATGGTGCGGTGCGTCTGTCTGCGGCAATCgggcggccggccggccggcctcgATCGCGGCGTGCAAAGTTAAGGCTTCGCGCGCCACGTCCAACGGACAAAGCGCGGCGTTTTTTGGAGTTTTCCCGGCGGGCGCGCTCGTTCACTTTCGTCTTCTCCGTCCACCTTTGCTTCGTCTTTCCTTTCCttctactgctactgctactccTATCGCTGCCCCGCCGGTCGGTGTCACTCGTCGCTCGCCGTGTTGATCTCTTCCAATTATTTCTTCTCGGACCAACCGGTGCCGGTGGGGATTAAATTGGCAAAAAGATCTAGACATGGATGGTAAAAAAAATTCTCTTCTTTTATGGTGCACTTTGGCCCCGAGAGCGATTTTTGCCGCCATCCATCTCCATCCATGCATCAGAAATACCACAGCTGAATTCTCCTCCGCTCACACCTAGGTTAGAGACATGGTAGTGAGGCTGCGACAATTAATTTGGATGGAAGGAAGTACTAGTAAGTTATCCAAATAATTATTGTTACTCCTAGAGCAACTTCAACCGGACGATCCATTTCGTTCACCCATGTCCGTTTGGTTCGTCGCGGCCAAAAACGCACGGACCCATTTTCGGCCCAAAATTGCGCCTGAAATGTGTCGGTGAGGACGCGAAACGGACGCGCCGCGCGTCCCCTCGGTGTCCGCCGCGGTCCCACTTGGCGGCTGCCCAACCACCGCCCGCGTCTTATTAAATGTTAGCATCTACCTCGGGGACCGCCTCGCAGTGTGTGGAAGGTCCGTGTGGCCGTCCTTTAATGAAAGCGTGCGGCGGGGTCGACCTCATCCACTTCCAACACCCTTCCGCATCTGGCCACGCGGTGCTCCCTCGCCGGCGACCAGGAACCCTAGCAAGCCATCACCATGGGGTTTTTCAACGGGTAGGGGAGGGGAAAGCTCAGCGGCGGCGCGAGGTCCTCCACCGCCGCCTGCTAGACGCGGCTCGCCATCGGAGCGGCAACGCCTGTACATACCAGTCCACCAGGCGCGGTGGCActggcagatgccaagggatggctaaagagaggaggaggctcgagggcgctgatggactccagaggcgaggttggcatgagcgggcgcgggacgccggacatacccaggttcggggctctccacagagataatacccctagtcctgccgagtgtagttggatgatcgatagtacaatgttgctcctggagctgtatggaggaggaaggaagctggccaaggcttgggctgctccttctctccggtgttgctgtttTGTGGCTAGTCCTATGCTTACTTGCTTTTCTCTCGTATGTGTTTTCTGCTTGCCCTCTCGCTCGCCCCCCGAACGATCGTGGGCTCCCggggggttttatagtccaaccccccggggacccgggggtacaatggtaatgttacaagtcGGTGGGTCCGTACTGTCGGTGTCCGGGGACCCGGGCTGGGTCCCGCCGAGGGCTCgtggttcgccgggttcccctaggtgcggaccctgcaagcctagggggactgtgcgccatcttgtcgatcgtcaaggcgtggccgagtcgagtcgcgtacagtgctctccgtcaggttgctgcttgctgtcgtcagcggtgagggcgggggcactgtagccacgccggccctgtcagcgggtaggtgaggggcactgttgccacgttcctgctgaccagaggcatgggcggggcactgttgcctcggtcatcgttgattgaagtctcgtccccatcatacggcctggatgggacgggagttgacccgcggccggattgcgtagcacgccatgggtgtcgctggcttgttgaggaggctttggccgtgccgggttcggctgtcttgcgcTAGTTGTTGAGAccgagtcgacgtgtcttgccgggtcggctagtctggccggcttgcggggcttggccgggtcgagcgacccggccaagcgcgtgccggtattgaggggcggttccagccccgttgttttttgaagaggatccgggttccgttgcctgcccggggtccatccccccgacagtagtccccgaagctgtgaaggtccgccgtcttcggatgagtgggccttcgcagtttcccccttaagcaaggtggattctgcgagcgccgggtccggcaacacccactgtgtgccggtTTTCTCGGAAACCGGATCGTGGCATCCCGGCCGTGGCGGGGACCGAGAAGTCCACCGAATCTTGGGGCAATCCCTCGGGCTTTGCGCGGGCGCCACGTGGTGCCCGGAAGTCggaggggcctgacaggccacgcgcgtgacgggaccgGGCGACGGGCTGGGGCCCACCGCCGCGCGCCCTCGGCCCAAGCGCGCGGATTTATTGCGGCGTCCGGGGGCCGGTTGCTCTTCCCCGGGCAGTTACTGCACGTGTACGTGCGCACTTATTGCGGGGTAtaaatcgggggggggggggcaggggggCGGCGGACATTATTCTCGCTTGCGCCCTCCTGTCCCTTTGCTCTCGCTCCGCTCTTTGCAACTGACGCACTGCGGCGCCCGCTGCTCCGAGCAGAACTCCTTTGCCgtccatcttccttcttcttcctttgaTCATGTCGCTGCCATCGGGCTCCTGGATGGGTTCGAATGTCACCTCCGAGGACATCACCCAACTCCGGACTACGCGGCGCCTGCCGCGCAGCGTGCAGAGGCCTCGGCCCGAGGGGCGGGAGCGCGTGGTCTTCCTCACGCACTTCGAGCGCGGGTTCGGGTTGCCGGCGAGCACCTTCTTCCGCGCGTtcctggagttcttcgggctccagccGCATCATCTTGGCGCCGGCGCCATCGTCCAGCTCTCCGTCTTCGTCACCCTCTGTGAGggggtacctgggggtcgagcctacgatcgacctctgggcgcgcttcttctccttgaagcagcagggcccgtcggccggggagttcgccgattgcggcgccgccgtcatctcgaagcggtcgggggcggatttccccaagatcccgctggaggattctgccaagaaGTGGCAGAACTCCTTCTATGTCTGCAACCTTGGTGCGGATCGCATCAACCTTCCGGCCTTCGCCATCGCACCGCCGTGGGCGAAGACGAATTGGGGCTACTCGCCCAGGCGCCCATCGCAGGAGATCGTCAACCTCTGCGAGCGCGTGACGGTGATGAGGACGCAGGAGGGGCTCACCGGCACGGACCTCCTCGCCGCGTTCATCatgcgccgggtccttccgcttcAGGGGCGCTCCTGCCTCATCGGCGAAATGGTCGGCCTTCAAGACGCCAACCGCATGGGGTCGACGCGGCTATCCGCGGAGTAGATCGCGCGCGGCGTGAATgacatctccaaggccaaccTTGGGGAGGACTGGCGGTTCGGCAAGGCGCCGTACAGCCAGTCGAACCCGGCGCCGCAGGTGAGTGTCTGGTCTTCTTACTTTGCTGCCGCGCACCTTCTCATCCGTCCTGACGCGACACGGGGGGTACTTCTGAATGCGATTCGACATCCTTACGCCCGGGCCCCGTCGCAGGTGGCGCCGGTGGCGCCAGAGGCTCCCGCGGCTcatggcggggaggaggaggccgagtccGACGCCGGCGCTGGGCGTCGCGCGGGTAAGTCTCGTGTTTTTTTCATATGTCTTGAATTGCTGACCGCGGCACGGAACGGTCGGTGCTGACGCCAGTTGTCGGTGTAGTGGCGTTGggcgggggaggcggcgacgCGGGCGGAAACGGGTCCTCGCACGGGGCGGCACCGAGCCGCCCGCATGGTAAAGACAGCGTCGCACCGCGACCCCGGGCCCCGAAGCGCATGGCGGACCCGGCCGGGGCCGGGAGGCCGACCAAGAGGAAGCGCGGCGGCAGGCACGGGAGGCCAACCCCGGTCCCGGTCTTGGCGGGGTAAGCTTCATCTCTCGTTTGCGCTCAGATTTTTTTTCTTGAGC is drawn from Aegilops tauschii subsp. strangulata cultivar AL8/78 chromosome 1, Aet v6.0, whole genome shotgun sequence and contains these coding sequences:
- the LOC109741215 gene encoding gibberellin receptor GID1, with translation MAGSDEVNRNACKTVVPLHTWVLISNFKVSYHMLRRPDGTFERDLAEYMDRRVPANPKPVEGVSSFDHVIDPSVGLEARIYRAVAGNAAAAEGAAALTLPILEFLGGAPSPDPLPVIIFFHGGSFAHSASSTTIYDNLCRQFVKLSKGVVVSVNYRRAPEHRYPCAYDDGWAALKWAQAQPFLRSGEGARLRVFLAGDSSGGNIAHHVAVRAAEEGIKIHGNILLNAMFGGNERTESERRLDGKYFVTLQDRDWYWKAYLPEDADRDHPACNPFGPNGRRLKGLPFAKSLIIVSGLDLTCDRQLGYAEGLREDGHDVKLVHREKATIGFYLLSNTDHYHEVMEEIAEFVRANLL